One genomic region from Ornithinicoccus hortensis encodes:
- a CDS encoding sensor histidine kinase: MDEDTEQRTGRPRRPWSVRVRVVAAMTAVMTLGLVAAGAVTFSVTFAELNQRVRSELLQEVDELSSLAARGPQDGDPGPYTDLDELFQAYLLTSVPGDHESMVSLVDGVPTLVPGGDLPFHLDSPEVVAAARAAFREGETVITNITDDGRDLKMVVADVQLPGETRQGAFVVAIDVGAQRRAVWNNVGTYSLVALATVLLTALLGHLIAGRLLRPITDLRQATAGISSDDLTRRVEVTGADNDIAQLALTFNQMLDRLETGFADQRQFLDDAAHELRTPLTIIQGNLELMDSGDVADVGQTRELVLDELARMKRLVDDLLLLAKSQRPDFVRPQAFDVAVFAEELKDRVHMLGDRHWEAWGGATGEVVADRQRLQQAVVQLAANAVKFSDRQDTIEVGLDWSPPTAEVREAVPEAAERYLVVTVRDTGVGIDPDQVDRIFERFGRGADAHGVEGAGLGLAIVLAIARAHHGTVTLDSLPGRGSTFRLWIPDSGMLEPWPPS; this comes from the coding sequence ATGGACGAGGACACCGAGCAGCGGACCGGCCGCCCCCGCCGACCCTGGTCGGTCAGGGTGCGCGTCGTCGCGGCCATGACCGCCGTGATGACGTTGGGTCTGGTGGCCGCTGGCGCGGTCACCTTCAGCGTCACCTTCGCCGAGCTGAACCAGCGGGTCCGCTCGGAGCTGCTGCAGGAGGTCGACGAGCTCAGCTCGCTGGCCGCGCGGGGGCCGCAGGACGGCGACCCGGGGCCCTACACCGACCTCGACGAGCTGTTCCAGGCCTACCTGCTGACCTCGGTGCCCGGCGACCACGAGTCGATGGTCAGCCTGGTCGACGGGGTCCCCACGCTGGTCCCCGGCGGGGATCTGCCCTTCCACCTGGACTCCCCGGAGGTGGTGGCCGCCGCACGGGCGGCCTTCCGGGAGGGGGAGACCGTGATCACCAACATCACCGACGACGGCCGCGACCTGAAGATGGTCGTCGCCGACGTGCAGCTGCCGGGGGAGACCCGTCAGGGCGCCTTCGTGGTGGCCATCGACGTCGGCGCCCAGCGCCGCGCGGTCTGGAACAACGTCGGGACCTACTCCCTGGTGGCGCTGGCCACCGTGCTGCTCACCGCGCTCCTCGGGCACCTCATCGCGGGCCGGCTGCTGCGCCCGATCACCGACCTGCGCCAGGCCACGGCCGGGATCTCCTCCGACGACCTCACCCGCCGGGTTGAGGTGACCGGCGCCGACAACGACATCGCCCAGCTGGCGCTGACCTTCAACCAGATGCTGGACCGGCTGGAGACCGGCTTCGCCGACCAGCGCCAGTTCCTCGACGACGCCGCGCACGAGCTGCGCACCCCGCTGACCATCATCCAGGGCAACCTGGAGCTGATGGACTCCGGCGACGTCGCGGACGTGGGACAGACCCGGGAGCTGGTGCTGGACGAGCTCGCCCGGATGAAGCGCCTGGTCGACGACCTGCTCCTGCTCGCGAAGTCGCAGCGACCCGACTTCGTGCGGCCGCAGGCGTTCGACGTGGCCGTCTTCGCCGAGGAGCTCAAGGACCGGGTGCACATGCTGGGCGACCGGCACTGGGAGGCCTGGGGCGGGGCGACCGGGGAGGTCGTGGCGGACCGGCAACGGCTGCAGCAGGCCGTCGTGCAGCTGGCCGCCAACGCGGTGAAGTTCAGCGACCGGCAGGACACCATCGAGGTGGGCCTGGACTGGTCCCCGCCGACCGCCGAGGTGCGGGAGGCAGTGCCGGAGGCCGCGGAGCGCTACCTCGTGGTCACGGTGCGCGACACGGGGGTCGGCATCGACCCGGACCAGGTCGACCGGATCTTCGAGCGGTTCGGCCGCGGCGCGGACGCCCACGGGGTCGAGGGCGCCGGGCTGGGCCTGGCGATCGTGCTGGCGATCGCCCGCGCGCACCACGGCACCGTGACCCTGGACTCCCTGCCCGGCCGGGGTAGCACCTTCCGGTTGTGGATCCCGGACTCTGGGATGCTGGAGCCATGGCCACCATCCTGA
- a CDS encoding aldehyde dehydrogenase family protein — translation MEQTARSSRVLTVTSPLTGEVVGTHPVYAKEQVRATVASARELAPWWADLGFSGRRAVLDRWRHDIADRVEELADLVRRETGKPHGDAVLEIGLALEHLAWAARNAPRVLGRRRVRGTLLAAHLAGTVEYHPLGVVGVIGPWNYPVFTPLGSIGYALAAGNTVVFKPSELTPGTGRWLAESFARVADHPALQVVTGAGDTGAALCRAGVDKVAFTGSTATGKKVMAGCAETLTPVTIEAGGKDALIVDEDADVPAAARAAVWGAMSNAGQTCIGIERVFAHTAVYDEVVAEVARAAAELRAGADGAADLGPITLPGQTSIIGDQVGEALASGARAVVGGERSVPERSPFADGVGSVVQPVVLVDSPRRATVQTEETFGPVLTIDRVEDMDEAVARTNATAYGLGSAVFSRRRGMELAARLRTGMTAVNNVTGFTGIPALPFGGVDGSGFGRIHGADGLREFCYAKSIARQRFTPPVELTAFDRERADAVFRRAIRVVHGSRPWRRG, via the coding sequence GTGGAGCAGACAGCACGCAGCAGCAGGGTCCTGACCGTCACCAGTCCGCTCACCGGGGAGGTCGTCGGCACCCACCCGGTGTATGCAAAGGAGCAGGTCCGCGCGACCGTCGCCTCGGCCCGGGAGCTGGCTCCGTGGTGGGCCGACCTGGGCTTTTCCGGGCGTCGCGCGGTGCTGGACCGGTGGCGGCACGACATCGCCGACCGGGTGGAGGAGCTGGCCGACCTGGTCCGCCGGGAGACCGGCAAGCCGCACGGCGACGCGGTGCTGGAGATCGGGCTCGCGCTGGAGCACCTGGCGTGGGCCGCCCGGAACGCCCCGCGGGTGTTGGGGCGGCGCCGGGTCCGGGGCACCCTGCTGGCCGCCCACCTGGCGGGCACCGTCGAGTACCACCCGCTCGGGGTGGTCGGCGTGATTGGGCCGTGGAACTACCCGGTCTTCACCCCGCTCGGCTCGATCGGGTATGCCCTGGCCGCCGGCAACACGGTGGTCTTCAAGCCCTCCGAGCTCACCCCCGGGACCGGCCGCTGGCTGGCCGAGAGCTTCGCCCGCGTGGCCGACCACCCGGCGCTCCAGGTGGTCACCGGCGCCGGGGATACCGGCGCGGCGCTCTGCCGGGCGGGCGTGGACAAGGTGGCGTTCACCGGCTCCACGGCGACCGGCAAGAAGGTGATGGCCGGCTGCGCCGAGACGCTGACCCCGGTCACCATCGAGGCCGGCGGCAAGGACGCGCTGATCGTCGACGAGGACGCCGACGTGCCGGCCGCAGCACGCGCCGCCGTGTGGGGGGCGATGAGCAACGCCGGCCAGACCTGCATCGGCATCGAGCGGGTCTTCGCGCACACCGCGGTCTACGACGAGGTGGTGGCCGAGGTCGCCCGGGCGGCCGCCGAGCTGCGCGCGGGGGCCGACGGTGCCGCCGACCTCGGGCCGATCACCCTCCCCGGACAGACCAGCATCATCGGCGACCAGGTCGGCGAGGCGCTCGCCTCCGGCGCCCGAGCGGTCGTGGGCGGCGAGCGGTCGGTGCCGGAGCGGTCCCCGTTCGCCGACGGCGTCGGGTCCGTGGTCCAGCCGGTCGTCCTGGTCGACTCCCCGCGGCGGGCCACGGTCCAGACGGAGGAGACCTTCGGACCGGTCCTGACGATCGACCGGGTGGAGGACATGGACGAGGCGGTCGCGCGGACCAACGCCACGGCATACGGCCTGGGGTCCGCGGTCTTCTCCCGGCGGCGCGGGATGGAGCTGGCGGCCCGGCTGCGCACCGGCATGACCGCGGTCAACAACGTCACCGGCTTCACCGGCATCCCCGCGCTGCCGTTCGGGGGTGTCGACGGCTCCGGCTTCGGCCGGATCCACGGCGCGGACGGCCTGCGCGAGTTCTGCTATGCCAAGTCGATCGCCCGGCAGCGGTTCACCCCGCCGGTCGAGCTGACCGCCTTCGACCGGGAGCGCGCCGACGCCGTCTTCCGCCGTGCCATCCGGGTGGTGCACGGCAGCCGGCCCTGGCGGCGCGGCTGA
- a CDS encoding DMT family transporter translates to MSLTDSATPARGSHSPSSTHEAPRWLRVLAVPGMLLVGVIVAVQSHVNGQLREELGSGLQSSVLTAMMTFCVGCVLTALVVASMPGQRRRFGHFRRSLGTPVLPWRLIWGGALGALFVISQAVAVGPLGLAVFTMAIVLGQTAGGAGADRVGLGPGGRQPLSPARLIAAATALVAVVLAGLGAGDGPGGATGTVLTALVVFTVVAGVGTAVQQALNGRVGAVAGPYVAAWLNTAVGSVVLVVVLGVALLLPGEFAGWPDQWWLYTGGPLGISFIALSAALVRVHGVLVLMLCTIAGQMATAWALAVAGAGAVPWTTHLATTLVLLGVGIALLTRRRVAGRRGLPPA, encoded by the coding sequence TTGTCGCTGACGGATAGCGCCACCCCCGCGCGCGGGTCGCACTCGCCGTCGAGCACCCACGAGGCGCCCCGGTGGTTGCGGGTCCTCGCGGTGCCCGGGATGTTGCTGGTCGGCGTGATCGTGGCCGTGCAGTCCCACGTCAACGGGCAGCTGCGCGAGGAGCTGGGCAGCGGCCTGCAGTCGTCGGTCCTCACCGCGATGATGACCTTCTGCGTGGGGTGCGTGCTCACCGCGCTCGTGGTCGCCTCGATGCCGGGGCAGCGGCGCCGGTTCGGGCACTTCCGCAGGTCGCTGGGCACGCCGGTGCTGCCCTGGCGGCTCATCTGGGGCGGGGCCCTCGGTGCCCTGTTCGTGATCAGCCAGGCCGTGGCGGTGGGTCCGCTCGGGCTGGCGGTCTTCACGATGGCGATCGTGCTGGGCCAGACCGCCGGCGGTGCCGGGGCCGACCGGGTCGGGCTGGGGCCGGGCGGTCGCCAGCCGCTGTCGCCGGCCCGGCTGATCGCGGCCGCGACCGCGCTGGTCGCCGTCGTCCTGGCCGGGCTCGGGGCGGGCGACGGCCCGGGCGGTGCCACCGGCACGGTGCTGACGGCGCTGGTGGTGTTCACCGTGGTCGCCGGCGTCGGCACCGCGGTCCAGCAGGCGCTCAACGGCCGGGTCGGGGCGGTGGCCGGCCCGTACGTCGCGGCCTGGCTCAACACGGCCGTCGGATCGGTCGTCCTGGTGGTGGTGCTCGGGGTCGCGCTGCTGCTGCCGGGCGAGTTCGCCGGCTGGCCCGACCAGTGGTGGCTCTACACCGGCGGGCCGCTCGGCATCTCGTTCATCGCCCTGTCGGCCGCCCTGGTGCGTGTCCACGGGGTCCTGGTGCTGATGCTGTGCACCATCGCGGGGCAGATGGCCACCGCGTGGGCCCTCGCGGTGGCCGGGGCCGGCGCCGTCCCCTGGACCACCCACCTGGCGACGACCCTGGTCCTGCTCGGGGTCGGCATCGCCCTGCTGACCCGTCGCCGGGTGGCCGGTCGGCGGGGTCTCCCGCCCGCCTGA
- a CDS encoding MarR family winged helix-turn-helix transcriptional regulator has product MSSNTTPAPTGPGALVLEEQVCFALSVAARSVVAVYKPLLEPLGLTHPQYLVMLALWEHESISVRDLSARLHVDPGTLSPLLKRLDAAGLVRRARRPDDERSLAVTLTPEGRALREDALGVPAAVLSRLGLEPDELVSLREQLTTVIAAASAPRAGDDGGDVVADG; this is encoded by the coding sequence ATGTCGTCCAACACCACCCCCGCGCCGACCGGCCCCGGCGCCCTGGTGCTGGAGGAGCAGGTCTGCTTCGCGCTCTCGGTGGCCGCCCGCTCCGTGGTGGCCGTCTACAAGCCGCTCCTGGAACCGCTGGGGCTGACCCACCCGCAGTACCTGGTGATGCTGGCGCTGTGGGAGCACGAGTCCATCTCGGTGCGCGACCTCAGCGCCCGGCTGCACGTGGACCCCGGCACGCTGTCCCCGCTGCTCAAGCGCCTCGACGCCGCGGGCCTGGTGCGCCGGGCCCGCCGGCCCGACGACGAGCGGAGCCTCGCCGTGACGCTCACCCCGGAGGGCCGGGCGCTGCGCGAGGACGCGCTCGGGGTGCCGGCCGCCGTGCTGTCCCGGCTGGGGCTGGAGCCGGACGAGCTGGTCTCCCTGCGGGAGCAGCTGACCACCGTGATCGCCGCGGCCAGCGCCCCCCGGGCCGGGGACGACGGGGGCGACGTTGTCGCTGACGGATAG
- a CDS encoding MFS transporter: MTDQPPPTRPPGPVAAASFASSFDRFAVSPLLVLVATDLGATLAQALAVASAYFLAYGVSQPLWGVLSDRFGRVRLMRTALVGAALAGLLSALAPTLGLLVAARALTGAAFGAVVPTSLTYVGDTVDEEHRQPALSDLMAAMAVGTALATAVAGLLGDLAGWRTVFALPAVFALGCSAALRSVPEPHREPGGGALRTMLESVRHRWVLVVLLLALAEGAITLGVLTLLAPSLQAQGASAGTAGLATAAYGASVVLTTRLVRVLTRRIPMTGLMAVGGSAVAIGYAVLAVRVSVPTVLVAAALIGVSWAFLHTSLQTWATVVLPHARGTVVSLFAASLFAGSSLGTWAAGPWSQHDRWALLFGVAAASAALLTLVSVGARRTYPAPAARSAR, encoded by the coding sequence GTGACCGACCAACCGCCGCCGACCCGTCCGCCGGGCCCGGTGGCGGCGGCCTCCTTCGCGAGCAGCTTCGACCGGTTCGCCGTGTCCCCGCTGCTGGTCCTGGTGGCCACCGACCTCGGCGCGACCCTGGCCCAGGCGCTGGCGGTGGCCAGCGCCTACTTCCTCGCCTACGGGGTGAGCCAGCCGCTGTGGGGTGTGCTGTCCGACCGGTTCGGCCGGGTCCGGCTGATGCGCACCGCCCTGGTGGGCGCCGCCCTGGCCGGGCTGCTGTCCGCCCTGGCCCCGACCCTCGGCCTCCTCGTCGCCGCCCGGGCACTGACCGGCGCGGCCTTCGGCGCGGTCGTGCCCACCTCGCTGACCTACGTCGGGGACACGGTGGACGAGGAACACCGCCAGCCCGCCCTCTCGGACCTGATGGCCGCGATGGCGGTCGGCACCGCCCTGGCCACCGCCGTGGCGGGACTGCTCGGCGACCTGGCCGGCTGGCGGACCGTCTTCGCCCTCCCCGCGGTCTTCGCCCTCGGCTGCTCGGCCGCGCTCCGCTCGGTCCCCGAGCCGCACCGGGAGCCCGGCGGCGGGGCCCTGCGCACCATGCTGGAGAGCGTCCGGCACCGCTGGGTCCTGGTCGTCCTCCTCCTCGCCCTGGCCGAGGGCGCCATCACCCTCGGGGTCCTCACCCTGCTCGCCCCCTCGCTGCAGGCGCAGGGGGCCAGCGCCGGCACGGCCGGGCTGGCGACCGCGGCCTACGGGGCGTCCGTGGTCCTCACCACGCGCCTGGTGCGCGTCCTCACCCGCCGGATCCCGATGACCGGACTGATGGCGGTCGGCGGGAGCGCCGTCGCCATCGGGTATGCCGTGTTGGCGGTCCGCGTCTCCGTCCCCACCGTGCTGGTCGCCGCGGCCCTGATCGGGGTGAGCTGGGCGTTCCTGCACACCTCGCTGCAGACCTGGGCCACGGTCGTGCTGCCCCACGCCCGCGGCACCGTGGTATCCCTGTTCGCCGCCTCCCTGTTCGCCGGCAGCTCACTGGGCACCTGGGCCGCCGGCCCGTGGAGCCAGCACGACCGGTGGGCGCTGCTGTTCGGCGTCGCCGCCGCGTCGGCCGCCCTGCTGACCCTGGTCTCGGTCGGGGCGCGGCGGACCTATCCGGCGCCGGCCGCCCGCTCCGCCCGCTGA
- a CDS encoding GMC oxidoreductase → MAPRESPERDPDTGTDSGNDADVIVVGSGFGGSVAALRLAEKGYRVLVLEAGARFADEDFARTSFDLRRYLFRPGLGCYGIQRIDVLDDVMVLSGAGVGGGSLVYANTLYEPLQEFYDDPQWRHITDWRSELAPYYDQAARMLGVVPNPRHTPADVVLQQVAGEMGVGDTFRAAPVGVCFGPAGAAPGETVPDPYFGGAGPSRAACRQCGECMTGCRHNAKNTLVKNYLHLAEGLGAQVRPLTTVTRVRPTATGYQVTVRDTRPLRRGTRVLRADQVVLAASALGTQRLLHTMKRTGDLPDLSARLGELSRTNSESIIGAMRPAGSGPGHPDFSEGVAITSSFHPDAQTHVEPVRYGHGSNAMSLLQTVLTDGDTGRPRWQEWLRQLWRQRRALLDLYDLRHWSERTVIALVMQSLDNSVTTYPRRSRLTRRWVLGTRQGHGAANPSWIPAGNEAVRRIARIVGGRPGGNIGEQFDRPLTAHFLGGCVIGEDAAHGVIDPYHRVHGYPGLHVVDGSAVSANLGVNPSLTITAQAERAMALWPNRGEPDPRPEPGEPYAVTRPVPPVRPAVPGPAPGALRLPVTPVERVEPVGLVEPVAPGQRAERAAGAG, encoded by the coding sequence ATGGCCCCGCGGGAGAGCCCGGAGCGCGACCCGGACACCGGCACGGACAGCGGGAACGACGCCGACGTCATCGTCGTCGGCTCGGGCTTCGGCGGGTCGGTGGCAGCGTTGCGGCTGGCCGAGAAGGGCTACCGGGTGCTGGTGCTGGAGGCCGGCGCGCGGTTCGCGGACGAGGACTTCGCCAGGACCTCCTTCGACCTGCGGCGCTACCTGTTCCGCCCGGGGCTGGGCTGCTACGGCATCCAGCGGATCGATGTCCTGGACGACGTCATGGTGCTGTCCGGGGCGGGGGTCGGAGGCGGGTCGCTCGTCTACGCCAACACCCTCTACGAGCCGCTCCAGGAGTTCTACGACGACCCGCAGTGGCGGCACATCACCGACTGGCGGTCCGAGCTCGCGCCCTACTACGACCAGGCCGCCCGGATGCTCGGGGTCGTCCCCAACCCACGGCATACGCCGGCCGACGTGGTGCTGCAGCAGGTGGCGGGGGAGATGGGGGTCGGCGACACCTTCCGCGCGGCGCCGGTGGGCGTGTGCTTCGGGCCCGCCGGCGCGGCACCGGGGGAGACCGTCCCCGATCCCTACTTCGGCGGGGCGGGGCCCTCGCGGGCGGCCTGCCGGCAGTGCGGGGAGTGCATGACCGGGTGCCGGCACAACGCCAAGAACACCCTGGTGAAGAACTACCTGCACCTCGCGGAGGGCCTCGGGGCGCAGGTGCGGCCGTTGACCACGGTCACCCGGGTGCGACCGACGGCCACCGGCTACCAGGTCACCGTGCGGGACACCCGGCCGCTCCGGCGCGGGACGCGGGTGCTGCGGGCCGACCAGGTGGTGCTCGCGGCGTCGGCCCTGGGCACCCAGCGGTTGTTGCACACGATGAAACGGACCGGCGACCTCCCCGACCTCTCAGCGCGGCTGGGGGAGCTGTCCCGCACCAACTCCGAGTCGATCATCGGCGCCATGCGGCCGGCCGGGAGCGGCCCGGGGCACCCGGACTTCTCCGAGGGAGTGGCGATCACCTCCTCCTTCCACCCCGACGCGCAGACCCACGTGGAGCCGGTGCGCTACGGGCACGGCAGCAACGCGATGTCGCTGCTCCAGACGGTCCTGACCGACGGCGACACCGGGCGCCCGCGCTGGCAGGAGTGGCTGCGCCAGCTGTGGCGGCAGCGCCGGGCGCTACTCGACCTCTACGACCTGCGGCACTGGTCGGAGCGGACCGTGATCGCGCTGGTCATGCAGTCGTTGGACAACTCGGTGACGACCTACCCGCGGCGCAGCCGCCTCACCCGGCGGTGGGTGCTCGGGACCCGGCAGGGCCACGGGGCCGCGAACCCCTCGTGGATCCCGGCCGGCAACGAGGCGGTGCGCCGGATCGCCCGGATCGTCGGGGGCCGTCCGGGAGGCAATATCGGCGAACAGTTCGACCGACCGCTGACCGCGCACTTCCTGGGCGGCTGCGTCATCGGGGAGGACGCCGCGCACGGGGTGATCGACCCCTACCACCGGGTGCACGGCTACCCCGGGCTGCACGTGGTCGACGGGTCCGCGGTGTCGGCCAACCTCGGGGTGAACCCGTCGCTGACGATCACCGCGCAGGCGGAGCGGGCGATGGCGCTGTGGCCCAACCGGGGTGAGCCGGACCCCCGTCCGGAACCCGGAGAGCCGTATGCCGTGACCCGGCCGGTCCCGCCGGTGCGCCCCGCCGTCCCCGGGCCGGCGCCCGGTGCGTTGCGGCTGCCGGTGACCCCGGTCGAGCGGGTCGAGCCGGTTGGGCTGGTCGAGCCCGTCGCGCCGGGTCAGCGGGCGGAGCGGGCGGCCGGCGCCGGATAG
- a CDS encoding glutathione peroxidase encodes MSIHDIPLTDLDGQPTSLAAYDGRLLLLVNVASRCGMTPQYAGLERLQQTYADRGLTVVGFPCNQFKGQEPGSNEEIKTFCTTTYGVTFPMMDKVEVNGEGRHPLYAELTAAADASGEAGDVQWNFEKFLVSPAGEVVGRFRPRTEPEDRAVLDAIESHLPAA; translated from the coding sequence GTGAGCATCCACGACATCCCCCTGACCGACCTCGACGGGCAGCCGACCTCGCTGGCCGCCTACGACGGACGCCTCCTGCTGCTGGTCAACGTCGCCTCCCGGTGCGGCATGACCCCCCAGTACGCCGGGCTCGAGCGGCTCCAGCAGACGTATGCCGACCGCGGCCTGACCGTCGTCGGGTTCCCCTGCAACCAGTTCAAGGGGCAGGAGCCGGGCAGCAACGAGGAGATCAAGACGTTCTGCACGACCACCTACGGGGTGACCTTCCCGATGATGGACAAGGTCGAGGTGAACGGTGAGGGGCGGCACCCGCTGTATGCCGAGCTGACCGCCGCCGCGGACGCCTCCGGTGAGGCGGGGGACGTCCAGTGGAACTTCGAGAAGTTCCTGGTGAGCCCGGCCGGTGAGGTGGTGGGCCGGTTCCGTCCGCGCACGGAGCCGGAGGACCGGGCGGTCCTCGACGCGATCGAGTCCCACCTGCCGGCCGCGTAG
- a CDS encoding ATP-dependent 6-phosphofructokinase: MKIGILTSGGDCPGLNAVIRGAVIKGDSIYGHEFLGIKDGFKGLVLDKISKLPRKQVRGLAKQGGTILGTSRIGPFEHGGSERVKEVMAKHGMDAVIAIGGEGTLTVARMLHEDGIPIVGVPKTIDNDLSATDYTFGFDTAVSIATESIDRLRTTAESHHRCMVVEVMGRHVGWIALHAGLASGAHAVLIPEVPVTIEQIAGWVKATVTRGRAPVVCVAEGFTLKGDQDVVAKGGVDGMGRPRLGGIGEQLTPLIEELTGIETRCTTLGHLQRGGVPTAYDRVLATRFGIAAVDAVTKKKWGTMVALRGTDIQSVHLSDATHEVKSVPYARWEEAAILFG, from the coding sequence GTGAAGATCGGCATCCTGACCAGTGGCGGCGACTGTCCCGGCCTCAACGCGGTGATCCGCGGGGCGGTCATCAAGGGCGACTCCATCTACGGCCACGAGTTCCTCGGCATCAAGGACGGCTTCAAGGGCCTGGTGCTGGACAAGATCTCCAAGCTGCCGCGCAAGCAGGTGCGCGGGCTGGCTAAGCAGGGCGGGACCATCCTGGGCACCTCCCGGATCGGGCCGTTCGAGCACGGCGGCAGCGAACGGGTCAAGGAGGTGATGGCCAAGCACGGGATGGACGCGGTCATCGCGATCGGCGGGGAGGGCACCCTCACGGTGGCCCGGATGCTGCACGAGGACGGGATCCCGATCGTCGGGGTGCCCAAGACCATCGACAACGACCTGTCCGCGACCGACTACACCTTCGGGTTCGACACCGCCGTCTCGATCGCCACCGAGTCCATCGACCGGCTGCGCACCACCGCCGAGTCGCACCACCGGTGCATGGTGGTGGAGGTGATGGGCCGGCACGTCGGGTGGATCGCGCTGCACGCCGGCCTGGCCTCCGGCGCCCACGCCGTCCTGATCCCCGAGGTGCCGGTCACCATCGAGCAGATCGCCGGCTGGGTGAAGGCCACGGTGACCCGTGGCCGCGCCCCGGTCGTCTGCGTGGCGGAGGGCTTCACCCTCAAGGGCGACCAGGACGTCGTGGCCAAGGGCGGCGTCGACGGTATGGGACGGCCCCGACTCGGCGGTATCGGTGAGCAGCTCACCCCGCTCATCGAGGAACTCACCGGCATCGAGACCCGGTGCACCACCCTGGGCCACCTGCAGCGCGGCGGCGTCCCCACGGCCTACGACCGCGTGCTGGCCACCCGCTTCGGGATCGCCGCGGTCGACGCGGTCACGAAGAAGAAGTGGGGCACGATGGTCGCCCTGCGCGGCACGGACATCCAGTCGGTGCACCTCAGCGACGCCACCCACGAGGTGAAGTCCGTCCCGTACGCGCGCTGGGAGGAAGCCGCGATCCTGTTCGGCTGA
- a CDS encoding DUF952 domain-containing protein, producing the protein MTTLWHLAEPAHWARARERGSYERSTRGASLASIGFVHCCYPEQLPGVVARFYSDAAATGDYIVLELDRELLERAGSPVRDEPGNPDDPASPLFPHVYGPIPVTAATGTRAASVRDGILTVAQRPAD; encoded by the coding sequence ATGACGACGCTGTGGCACCTGGCCGAGCCAGCCCACTGGGCGCGGGCCCGGGAACGCGGCAGCTACGAACGGTCGACCCGCGGCGCCTCCCTGGCCAGCATCGGGTTCGTGCACTGCTGCTACCCCGAGCAGCTGCCGGGGGTGGTCGCCCGGTTCTACTCCGACGCGGCGGCCACGGGCGACTACATCGTGCTGGAACTGGACCGGGAGCTCCTCGAGCGGGCGGGATCGCCGGTGCGGGACGAGCCCGGCAACCCGGACGACCCTGCCTCCCCGCTGTTCCCGCACGTCTACGGGCCGATCCCGGTGACGGCGGCCACCGGCACCCGCGCGGCGAGCGTGCGGGACGGCATACTCACCGTCGCGCAGCGACCCGCCGACTGA
- a CDS encoding MFS transporter: MSRIGLIDLRPLGSSAAFTRFWLGSSLSAVGAQITMVAVLFQVWEMTHSPFWTGAIGLAQAVPMILCGLWGGTLADQMDRRTLVLWTTVGQITAVLGLAGQALADLDNLPLLLGLVAVSAACSALGAPARRTFPTRLLPRDQVAAGIALQLLSFQLAMLVGPALGGIVIAEWGLTVCYLVDVVAVCAGLFGVLGLPPLPPLGNVSGQPRGVRAIADGLRLIARRPVLHGSCVTDLIATLLAMPISLFPMINEIRFGGDPRTLGYFLSAVAVGGVLASVFSGLTTRARRLGAVQLGAASVWGVALAGFGLAGPLWLALACLAVAGAADTVSVTSRGATIQLATPDTHLGRVSSVEHVIGAGGPNLGNFRGGLVAGVTSAPFALVSGGLLCVVGVLTVAATNPRLRRFTLTDLEPEPAGLSATRD; the protein is encoded by the coding sequence ATGAGCCGGATCGGGCTGATCGACCTCCGGCCGCTCGGCAGCAGCGCGGCGTTCACCCGCTTCTGGTTGGGCAGCTCGCTCTCGGCGGTGGGCGCCCAGATCACCATGGTCGCCGTCCTCTTCCAGGTCTGGGAGATGACGCACAGCCCCTTCTGGACCGGGGCGATCGGCCTGGCCCAGGCCGTGCCGATGATCCTGTGCGGCCTCTGGGGCGGGACCCTCGCCGACCAGATGGACCGGCGGACCCTGGTGCTCTGGACCACGGTGGGGCAGATCACCGCGGTGCTCGGCCTGGCGGGTCAGGCGCTGGCCGACCTGGACAACCTGCCGCTCCTGCTGGGCCTGGTGGCGGTGTCGGCCGCCTGCAGCGCCCTCGGCGCCCCGGCCCGGCGCACCTTCCCGACCCGGCTGCTCCCGCGCGACCAGGTGGCCGCCGGGATCGCCCTGCAGCTCCTGTCCTTCCAGCTGGCGATGCTCGTCGGCCCCGCGCTAGGCGGCATCGTCATCGCCGAGTGGGGCCTGACCGTCTGCTACCTCGTCGACGTGGTGGCGGTGTGCGCGGGACTGTTCGGGGTGCTGGGCCTGCCGCCGCTGCCCCCGCTGGGGAACGTGTCGGGCCAGCCCCGCGGGGTGCGGGCCATCGCCGACGGGTTGCGGCTGATCGCCCGGCGCCCCGTGCTGCACGGCTCCTGCGTCACCGACCTGATCGCCACGTTGCTCGCGATGCCGATCTCGCTGTTCCCGATGATCAACGAGATCCGGTTCGGCGGCGACCCGCGCACGCTGGGCTACTTCCTGTCGGCCGTCGCCGTCGGCGGGGTGCTGGCCAGCGTGTTCTCCGGGCTCACCACGCGCGCCCGCCGGCTCGGCGCGGTGCAGCTCGGGGCGGCCTCGGTCTGGGGTGTGGCGCTGGCCGGGTTCGGCCTTGCCGGACCGCTCTGGCTGGCCCTGGCCTGCCTGGCGGTCGCGGGTGCGGCCGACACCGTGTCGGTCACCTCCCGGGGTGCCACGATCCAGCTGGCCACGCCCGACACCCACCTGGGACGGGTCTCCTCCGTCGAGCACGTCATCGGGGCCGGTGGTCCGAACCTCGGCAACTTCCGGGGCGGCCTGGTCGCCGGGGTGACCTCGGCACCCTTCGCCCTGGTGAGCGGCGGCCTGCTCTGTGTCGTCGGAGTCCTCACGGTCGCCGCAACCAACCCGCGGCTGCGCCGGTTCACGCTGACCGACCTGGAGCCCGAGCCCGCCGGACTGTCCGCCACCCGTGACTGA